From Flavobacterium sp. 102, a single genomic window includes:
- a CDS encoding O-antigen ligase: protein MKDKNYILLVVAHALLGLLIYSFPAFSKIYAILIFFVGLYFIIKNRNVNNEVLFVSAYIVGSEVFLRMTGGNILYEFSKYSIMIFMLLGMYYSGFSKNAIPFWIYLVLLFPGVIVATETLNLKSDLRNSLSFNISGPACLGIAAIYTYNRKIKFSQLNNILLSMGLPIIATTVYLIFYTPELKTILVSTGSNLETSGGFGPNQVATVLGLGMFVFFSRLVLESKSKLIFVVNLIVLFNISYRGLVTFSRGGMITGLFMILILIFFLYVNTRSEGRYRLNMFLLFFVLGFAFTWIYTSNQTGGLIDKRYANQDATGRVKESQFTGREEIWNNEIDSFKDNPVFGIGVGKGLEVREQETGGLIVASHNELTRTIAEHGTLGIIALMIVFTTPMFLYLDNKQNIYIFCFLVFWILTINHAAMRIAAPAFVYSFSLLKVYMDE from the coding sequence ATGAAAGACAAAAATTATATACTATTAGTTGTAGCACATGCCCTTTTAGGTTTGCTAATCTATTCGTTTCCTGCCTTTTCTAAAATTTATGCCATATTAATATTTTTTGTTGGATTATATTTTATTATTAAAAATAGAAATGTAAACAATGAAGTTCTTTTTGTTTCGGCCTATATCGTTGGTAGTGAGGTTTTTCTCAGGATGACAGGAGGCAATATACTCTATGAGTTTTCTAAATACAGTATAATGATTTTCATGTTGTTAGGAATGTATTATAGTGGTTTTTCAAAGAATGCCATTCCTTTTTGGATATACTTAGTATTGTTATTTCCGGGTGTGATTGTCGCCACTGAGACTTTAAATTTAAAATCAGATCTTCGTAACTCATTGTCATTTAATATATCAGGACCGGCTTGTCTTGGTATAGCAGCCATTTATACTTATAATAGAAAAATTAAGTTTTCTCAATTGAACAATATCCTATTGTCAATGGGTCTGCCTATTATAGCAACAACTGTATATCTTATTTTTTACACACCGGAATTAAAAACCATCTTAGTAAGTACAGGTTCTAACCTTGAAACATCAGGAGGATTTGGTCCTAATCAGGTGGCTACTGTATTAGGACTTGGAATGTTTGTGTTTTTTTCGAGGTTGGTTTTAGAGTCAAAATCCAAACTAATTTTTGTAGTTAATTTAATTGTTCTTTTCAATATCAGTTATAGAGGATTGGTTACCTTTTCAAGAGGAGGAATGATTACAGGTTTATTTATGATTCTTATTTTAATTTTCTTTTTGTATGTAAATACTCGAAGTGAAGGTAGGTATAGGTTGAATATGTTCTTGCTCTTTTTTGTGTTAGGATTTGCCTTTACTTGGATTTATACTTCAAATCAAACCGGTGGCTTAATTGATAAGCGTTATGCCAATCAAGATGCAACCGGAAGAGTAAAAGAAAGCCAGTTTACCGGAAGAGAAGAAATTTGGAATAATGAAATTGACTCTTTTAAAGATAACCCGGTATTTGGAATAGGTGTTGGAAAAGGGCTTGAAGTCAGAGAACAAGAAACAGGAGGTTTGATTGTTGCCTCACATAACGAGCTAACAAGAACAATTGCTGAACATGGTACTTTGGGAATTATTGCCCTGATGATTGTTTTTACTACCCCAATGTTTTTATACCTTGACAACAAGCAAAATATTTATATTTTTTGTTTTTTAGTATTTTGGATACTTACAATTAATCACGCTGCTATGAGAATAGCTGCACCGGCTTTCGTATATTCGTTTTCACTATTAAAGGTATATATGGATGAGTAG
- a CDS encoding DUF4105 domain-containing protein codes for MLKKALFLLLLTFSLNTFSQTPKLSENTQVSIFTCGRGEQLYSTFGHTALRIKDEVNQLDVVFNYGAFDFRTENFYLKFVKGDLQYFMNVTSVEDFILEYQIDEREVIEQTINLSLPQKQKLLDELSAALSTSERYYTYKFIDRNCTTMVNEKINGLLGQAQIQKVDDKTISYRTLLYPYFENYFWYKLGINIVFGAKTDAKAEKLFLPIELMHGLDKATINGKPLVTAKKTLVTGSTIEPQFSFFNSIYVIIAFLVLVIVINKRWLFVSYLFICGMLGVILCLIGLYSQHQELLWNYNALLFSPLFLALPFLKEEKLKRICNLSIALLFVYTIFMINKPHLSIMLPFILAAFYMLLKIKGRNPLKLLTSVK; via the coding sequence ATGTTGAAAAAAGCGCTTTTCCTTCTACTACTTACTTTCAGTCTAAACACTTTTTCACAAACACCAAAGCTTTCTGAGAATACCCAAGTGAGCATTTTTACTTGTGGTCGTGGTGAACAATTGTATTCTACTTTCGGACACACAGCCTTGAGAATTAAGGATGAAGTTAACCAACTCGATGTCGTTTTCAACTATGGTGCTTTCGATTTCAGGACTGAGAATTTCTACTTAAAATTTGTCAAAGGCGACTTACAGTATTTTATGAATGTGACTTCGGTGGAGGATTTTATTTTGGAATACCAAATCGATGAAAGAGAAGTCATTGAGCAAACCATCAACTTATCATTACCACAAAAACAAAAGCTTCTTGACGAATTAAGTGCGGCTCTTTCCACTTCCGAAAGATATTATACTTATAAATTCATCGATCGAAATTGCACCACTATGGTCAATGAAAAAATCAATGGTTTATTGGGTCAAGCCCAAATTCAGAAAGTGGATGACAAGACCATCAGTTACAGAACATTGCTTTATCCTTATTTTGAGAATTACTTTTGGTACAAACTCGGCATCAATATTGTTTTTGGAGCCAAAACTGATGCCAAGGCGGAAAAGTTATTTCTTCCGATAGAATTGATGCATGGTTTAGACAAAGCTACAATAAACGGAAAACCCTTGGTAACGGCAAAGAAAACTTTGGTAACAGGAAGTACAATCGAACCTCAATTTTCCTTTTTCAACAGTATTTATGTCATTATTGCTTTCTTGGTTTTGGTCATTGTTATCAACAAACGTTGGTTGTTTGTAAGCTATCTTTTCATTTGCGGAATGCTGGGTGTTATTCTTTGCTTGATTGGATTGTATTCCCAACACCAAGAATTGTTATGGAATTACAACGCGCTCTTATTTAGTCCGCTATTTTTGGCCTTACCTTTCTTGAAAGAAGAAAAGCTTAAAAGAATTTGTAATCTTTCTATAGCGCTTTTATTCGTTTACACGATTTTTATGATCAACAAACCTCATTTGTCTATAATGTTGCCATTTATATTGGCTGCTTTCTATATGCTTTTGAAAATCAAAGGAAGAAACCCTTTGAAACTATTGACCTCGGTAAAATAA
- a CDS encoding glycosyltransferase family 4 protein gives MTFCIITHVAHGFQNGAYFAYSPYVREMNIWSKYVDKVILVAPLNLKDKTAIDIGYNHQNIEFRKVASYHFLSLKSTFQTLFKLPQIVFEIYKAMKQSDHIHLRCPGNMGLLGCLVQILFPGKPKTAKYAGNWDVKAKQPLSYRLQKWLLSNTFLTKKMQVLVYGEWENSTKNIKPFFTASYFEKDKIDVRPRTLEGKIYFVFVGTLSNGKQPLYAIELVEQLYKKGYDVQLTIFGEGIERKEIENYIVSHSLENIVFLKGNQSQETIKQAYLENHFVVLPSLSEGWPKVVAEGMFWGCLPIASKVSCVPNMLENGNRGLLLELKLEHDVTKIESILKDNKLYQEKVNNAIQWSRRYTLDVFETEIKQLLQS, from the coding sequence ATGACTTTTTGTATCATTACACATGTTGCTCACGGCTTTCAAAATGGAGCATACTTCGCGTATTCGCCCTATGTGAGAGAGATGAATATTTGGTCGAAATATGTCGATAAAGTCATCTTGGTTGCGCCTTTGAATTTAAAAGATAAAACTGCCATTGATATTGGATACAATCATCAAAATATCGAATTCAGAAAAGTGGCTTCGTATCATTTTTTATCTTTAAAATCAACTTTTCAAACGCTGTTCAAATTACCCCAAATCGTTTTTGAAATTTACAAAGCCATGAAACAATCCGATCATATTCACCTAAGATGTCCGGGAAATATGGGTTTGTTGGGTTGTTTGGTTCAAATTTTGTTTCCGGGGAAACCCAAAACCGCCAAATATGCCGGAAATTGGGATGTAAAAGCGAAACAACCGTTGAGTTATCGCTTGCAAAAATGGTTGTTGAGCAATACTTTTTTGACCAAGAAAATGCAGGTTTTGGTATATGGTGAATGGGAAAACAGCACTAAAAATATCAAACCGTTTTTCACGGCAAGTTATTTTGAAAAAGACAAGATTGATGTTAGACCAAGAACTTTAGAAGGAAAAATATATTTTGTTTTTGTTGGAACTTTATCAAACGGAAAGCAACCTTTGTATGCCATTGAATTGGTGGAACAACTTTATAAGAAAGGATATGACGTTCAGTTGACTATTTTTGGCGAAGGAATTGAACGTAAAGAAATCGAAAATTACATCGTTAGTCATTCGCTTGAAAATATAGTTTTTCTGAAAGGTAATCAAAGTCAGGAAACCATTAAGCAAGCTTACCTCGAAAATCATTTTGTGGTCTTACCTTCGTTGAGTGAAGGTTGGCCCAAAGTGGTGGCAGAAGGCATGTTTTGGGGTTGTTTGCCAATCGCTTCCAAAGTATCTTGTGTTCCAAATATGTTAGAAAATGGAAATCGCGGACTGCTTTTAGAGCTAAAATTAGAACATGATGTCACTAAAATAGAATCAATTTTGAAAGACAATAAGTTGTACCAAGAGAAAGTGAATAATGCCATCCAATGGTCGAGACGTTATACTTTAGATGTTTTTGAGACTGAAATCAAACAACTTTTACAGTCATGA
- a CDS encoding exopolysaccharide biosynthesis polyprenyl glycosylphosphotransferase yields MNKYKDIHFEVSERKILLRLFDVISVLVSLYLVGIVFQFNYFNISTSNFYWTIVLGIYLNFIGSVFEMYNLQVASNQYQVIKSIILTSSTTVLLYLLTPIYTPVLPSNRIQIFFFFIAIFLALFTWRMVYVRFFASNRFQKKVILICDQEQLKELVDGLENADPHYRVLGFVNSDSANINNDIFPNIKNVEINDLKSFAKKNSISEVVIASQKTDGITVKLYNQLIHLLENGYIIREYTQVYEAITQRIPVQYVSRDFYRYFPFSRSNQNHLYLIVVRFLEIVISITGLAIGAFLIPLVIVGNLFGNKGKLFYTQERVGKNGEVFNIVKFRTMIKNAESDGAVFATSNDSRITPFGKIMRKSRIDEFPQFLNILKGDMAVIGPRPERPVFVSEIAEVMPFYETRHVIKPGLTGWAQVNYSYGATIDDSLIKLQYDLYYIKHRSLFLDFNIMFKTFSTVLFYRGQ; encoded by the coding sequence ATGAACAAATACAAGGACATACATTTTGAAGTTTCAGAAAGAAAAATTCTTTTGAGACTTTTCGACGTTATCTCTGTACTCGTTTCATTGTACTTGGTAGGAATAGTTTTTCAATTTAATTATTTTAATATTTCCACTAGTAACTTTTATTGGACCATTGTTTTAGGTATTTACTTGAATTTTATTGGTTCTGTGTTTGAAATGTACAATTTGCAAGTAGCGAGTAACCAATATCAGGTAATAAAAAGTATCATACTGACTTCTTCTACTACGGTTTTATTGTACTTGTTAACCCCAATTTATACGCCGGTTTTACCATCTAATCGTATCCAAATCTTTTTCTTTTTTATCGCGATTTTTTTGGCTTTGTTTACCTGGCGCATGGTATATGTGCGTTTTTTTGCCTCTAATCGATTTCAAAAAAAAGTAATCCTAATTTGTGATCAAGAACAATTGAAAGAATTAGTTGATGGTTTGGAAAACGCTGATCCGCACTACCGCGTGTTAGGTTTTGTAAATTCAGATAGTGCCAATATCAATAATGATATTTTTCCAAACATTAAAAATGTTGAGATTAATGATTTAAAGTCATTTGCAAAGAAGAATTCAATTTCGGAAGTGGTGATAGCTTCACAAAAAACAGACGGAATCACGGTGAAACTGTATAATCAACTCATTCATTTGCTCGAAAACGGTTATATCATTAGAGAGTATACTCAAGTTTATGAGGCAATAACGCAAAGGATTCCGGTTCAATATGTATCGCGCGACTTTTACAGGTATTTCCCTTTCAGCCGAAGCAATCAAAATCATTTGTACCTCATTGTGGTTAGATTTTTAGAAATTGTAATTTCCATTACTGGTTTAGCCATCGGAGCCTTTTTAATTCCTTTGGTGATTGTTGGTAATCTTTTTGGGAACAAAGGAAAACTATTTTATACACAAGAAAGAGTTGGGAAAAACGGAGAGGTTTTTAATATTGTAAAATTTCGCACAATGATTAAAAATGCCGAAAGTGACGGCGCCGTTTTTGCTACTTCCAATGATTCAAGGATTACACCTTTTGGGAAAATCATGCGCAAGTCAAGGATTGATGAATTTCCTCAATTTTTAAATATCCTAAAAGGCGATATGGCAGTCATTGGACCAAGACCTGAACGACCTGTTTTTGTTAGTGAAATTGCCGAAGTAATGCCTTTTTATGAAACGCGACATGTGATTAAACCCGGATTAACAGGTTGGGCTCAAGTCAATTATTCCTATGGTGCCACGATTGATGATAGTTTGATCAAATTGCAATACGACTTGTATTATATCAAACACCGAAGTTTGTTCCTTGACTTTAACATTATGTTTAAAACCTTTAGTACGGTTTTATTTTACCGAGGTCAATAG
- a CDS encoding glycosyltransferase family 4 protein gives MSSLLYIGNKLSNHGFTSTSIETLGSFLEAEGYTVYYASSKRNKFFRMLEMIGMTFKYAKKVDYVLIDTYSTINFWYAFFISQLCRVLGVKYIPKLHGGDLPSRIVRTRFFSNLIFKNAFVNIAPSYYLYEAFKKNGYTNLKYIPNTIELQIYPQSLKEFKVPKLLWVRSFAKIYNPLMAVKVFINIKKIYPDAQLCMIGPKKDDSYEKTVRFAQKNNVEVTFTGKLSKEAWIEVSKEYNIFINTTHFDNTPISVIEAMALGLPVVSTDVGGIPFLLEHDVNALLVSDNDTKGMTLQIDRLITDSNLAVNISKKAKDTVTEFDWEVVKKQWIDLLK, from the coding sequence ATGAGTAGCCTACTTTACATAGGGAATAAGTTGTCCAATCATGGTTTCACTTCAACCTCAATTGAAACGCTTGGTTCGTTTTTAGAAGCTGAAGGATATACGGTTTACTATGCTTCTTCTAAAAGGAATAAGTTTTTTAGGATGTTGGAAATGATAGGAATGACTTTTAAGTATGCTAAAAAAGTGGACTATGTTTTAATTGACACTTACAGTACTATAAACTTTTGGTATGCTTTTTTTATTTCCCAATTGTGTAGAGTTTTAGGCGTAAAATACATTCCAAAATTGCATGGTGGTGATTTGCCAAGCAGAATTGTGAGGACAAGATTTTTTTCCAATCTAATTTTTAAAAATGCTTTTGTCAATATCGCTCCTTCCTATTATTTATATGAAGCTTTTAAAAAGAATGGTTATACTAATTTAAAGTACATTCCCAATACTATTGAACTCCAAATTTATCCTCAAAGCCTAAAAGAATTTAAGGTGCCAAAATTACTATGGGTTAGGTCGTTTGCCAAAATATACAACCCGCTAATGGCCGTCAAGGTATTTATCAATATAAAGAAAATATATCCCGATGCCCAATTGTGTATGATTGGTCCGAAGAAAGATGACAGCTATGAAAAAACGGTTCGCTTTGCCCAGAAAAACAATGTAGAAGTAACGTTTACCGGTAAATTATCCAAAGAAGCTTGGATTGAGGTTTCTAAAGAATACAATATTTTTATAAATACTACACATTTTGACAATACGCCTATTAGTGTTATCGAGGCAATGGCTCTTGGGTTGCCGGTAGTTTCTACCGATGTTGGAGGTATTCCTTTTTTGCTGGAGCACGATGTCAATGCGTTACTGGTTTCCGATAATGATACTAAAGGAATGACATTGCAGATTGATCGATTGATAACAGATTCTAATTTGGCAGTCAATATTTCCAAAAAGGCAAAAGACACGGTGACCGAATTTGATTGGGAAGTGGTAAAAAAGCAATGGATAGATTTACTTAAATAA
- a CDS encoding glycosyltransferase, with product MRVVQIIDSLEVGGAEKMAINYANALSKKIEFSGLVATRAEGHLKRQLSDSVSYLFLKKTKTLDFKAAFHLKKYCKTNKVEFLQPHSSSYFTALLVKIIYPKIKIIWHDHNGLSEFISTQKSLVLKIASFFFKGIIVVNYKLKDWAEKELNCKKVVYFPNFTNEDSTVKVETLLKGIEGKRILCLANLRDQKNHFLLLNVAEKVKESHSDWTFHLVGKDFEDDYSKHIFETIANKGLENTVFIYGSKNDVVPIINQVEIAILTSKSEGLPVALIEYGLCKKPVVSTNVGEIPLIIKNRINGFIVGVNEVDAFYESLLELINSEVLREQYGEALHQTILKNHSEEGVITQYLNWIKGF from the coding sequence ATGAGAGTAGTTCAAATCATAGATTCTTTAGAAGTGGGCGGCGCCGAAAAAATGGCGATTAATTATGCCAATGCGCTTTCGAAGAAAATAGAATTTTCCGGATTAGTGGCGACCAGAGCTGAAGGTCATTTGAAAAGGCAGTTGAGTGATTCGGTATCTTATCTTTTTCTGAAAAAGACAAAAACCCTTGATTTTAAAGCGGCTTTTCATTTGAAAAAATACTGTAAAACCAATAAAGTTGAGTTTTTACAACCGCACAGTAGCTCTTATTTTACAGCCTTATTGGTAAAAATAATTTATCCGAAAATTAAAATCATTTGGCACGATCACAACGGTTTGAGTGAATTTATCAGTACGCAAAAATCATTGGTGCTCAAAATAGCTTCCTTTTTTTTCAAAGGCATTATAGTCGTGAATTACAAGCTTAAAGATTGGGCCGAAAAAGAGCTTAATTGCAAAAAAGTCGTTTATTTTCCTAACTTTACCAATGAAGATTCAACGGTAAAAGTCGAGACCTTATTAAAGGGAATTGAGGGCAAACGCATATTGTGTTTGGCCAATTTAAGAGATCAGAAAAATCATTTTTTACTGTTGAATGTAGCAGAAAAAGTAAAAGAGTCACATTCCGACTGGACATTCCATTTGGTTGGAAAAGATTTCGAAGATGATTATTCTAAACATATTTTTGAAACTATTGCCAATAAAGGATTAGAGAATACCGTTTTTATTTATGGCTCTAAAAATGATGTGGTTCCCATCATTAATCAGGTTGAAATAGCTATCTTGACCTCAAAATCAGAAGGGTTGCCGGTAGCCTTAATAGAATATGGCTTGTGCAAAAAGCCGGTTGTTTCTACTAATGTGGGTGAGATTCCCTTGATTATTAAAAATAGAATTAACGGTTTTATTGTTGGTGTAAATGAAGTAGATGCTTTTTATGAAAGTCTATTAGAGCTTATAAATAGTGAAGTTCTGAGAGAACAATATGGAGAAGCGCTGCATCAAACCATACTAAAAAATCATTCAGAAGAAGGCGTCATTACCCAATATTTAAATTGGATAAAAGGGTTTTAA
- a CDS encoding glycosyltransferase family 2 protein yields the protein MIIIYHNKSKVTEVVSDTASDFSKEIHRNVVAVLLDFADQLEHEILVWCHESQRNHLNVAVVESLFHHQKLLFSFNPSDNNYFGRELGYIEDSPFIKINKEVRYATWQTSSQVGAIQASVLKACKLDLKVENNFDYFLHSFAKRAIVHGLLCYSEPKLLKGKSIEESVPKESLSQLFKFTKQHYRTRWIFLLFFNLLLFEKRFPLMPLVTSLFYKKRSFNPERLNQIPLISTKSIIEKGTIDVLIPTIGRKQYLFDVLNHLASQTHLPTNVIIIEQNPLEDSVSELDFIQNNPWPFTIKHHFTHQSGACNARNIGLDLIESEFCFLADDDIVFENNLLEKAMESFRSTGNEVFLVACHLKTQIIERQTPKQFTVFGAGHAFVKSSCLKGLRFNMGYEFGFGEDNDFGMQLRQRGFDILYISTSNILHLKAPMGGFRTKPTLRWQEEVIPPKPSPTVMLFRLLYDTEEQLRSYKTTLFFKNLNKSFFLNPFGYIKLFRKKWNVSVFWATKLKKE from the coding sequence AGTCAAAGAAATCATTTGAATGTTGCCGTTGTTGAAAGTTTATTCCATCACCAAAAGTTGCTTTTTTCGTTCAATCCTTCGGACAATAATTATTTCGGAAGAGAATTGGGTTATATCGAAGATTCGCCTTTTATTAAAATCAATAAAGAAGTTCGATATGCTACTTGGCAAACGAGTAGTCAAGTTGGCGCAATTCAAGCTTCAGTTTTAAAAGCTTGTAAACTTGATTTAAAAGTTGAAAACAATTTTGATTATTTTCTTCATTCCTTTGCCAAAAGAGCTATTGTTCACGGATTGTTATGCTATTCCGAACCGAAATTACTTAAGGGAAAAAGTATTGAAGAGTCTGTTCCAAAGGAAAGTCTTTCACAACTTTTTAAATTCACCAAACAACATTACCGAACGCGTTGGATTTTTCTTTTGTTTTTCAATTTATTACTGTTTGAAAAGCGATTTCCTTTAATGCCATTGGTCACTTCTTTGTTTTATAAAAAGAGAAGTTTTAACCCCGAGCGATTAAACCAAATTCCGTTAATTTCTACCAAATCCATCATTGAAAAAGGTACGATAGATGTGTTGATTCCCACTATCGGAAGAAAACAATATTTGTTTGATGTGCTTAACCATTTGGCATCACAAACTCATTTACCGACTAACGTAATCATCATTGAACAAAATCCATTAGAAGACAGTGTTTCCGAATTGGATTTTATTCAAAATAACCCGTGGCCTTTTACTATCAAACACCATTTCACCCATCAAAGTGGCGCTTGTAATGCAAGAAATATTGGATTGGATTTGATAGAAAGCGAGTTTTGTTTTTTGGCCGATGATGATATTGTTTTCGAAAATAATTTACTTGAAAAGGCGATGGAATCGTTTCGATCAACCGGTAACGAAGTATTTTTGGTGGCTTGTCATTTGAAAACACAAATTATTGAGCGACAAACGCCAAAGCAATTTACCGTTTTTGGCGCAGGTCATGCTTTTGTAAAATCTTCTTGCCTTAAAGGTCTTCGATTTAATATGGGTTACGAATTTGGTTTTGGAGAAGACAATGATTTCGGAATGCAATTGCGACAAAGAGGATTTGATATTTTGTATATTTCTACTTCCAATATTTTACATTTAAAAGCGCCGATGGGCGGATTCAGAACCAAACCTACCTTGCGTTGGCAAGAAGAAGTAATTCCGCCAAAACCATCGCCAACCGTTATGTTGTTTCGTTTGCTGTACGATACTGAAGAGCAATTACGGAGTTATAAAACCACGCTTTTCTTTAAAAATTTGAATAAAAGTTTTTTCCTGAATCCTTTTGGCTATATCAAATTGTTTAGAAAAAAATGGAATGTTAGTGTTTTTTGGGCAACAAAATTAAAGAAGGAATAA
- a CDS encoding glycosyltransferase family 2 protein has translation MNFTLVICTYMRPNPLLKLLTSVKEQTLYPNEILIVDGSVNEETKAIIEQHSFQNLTYFQVPKEHRGLTKQRNFGVSKVSPEAEVICFLDDDTVLEPKYFEEIIKAYQSDDAIVGVAGIAINENRWIKKESNKVYNKYQYFEFEGHVYPEGSRNILRNYFGLQSDLGPGRMPEFSHGRTCGFPLTDKIYEVDLLIGMSFSFRKVVFDSIKFSHYFEGYGLYEDADFSIRAQRLGKNVITTKAQLSHYHDQSGRPNKYQYGKMVTRNGWFVWRVKYPKPSLKAKLKWTAISLLLIIIRFSNIFTTNKRQEALTESLGRTIGLVSLLFDQPKTES, from the coding sequence ATGAATTTTACGCTGGTAATCTGTACTTATATGCGACCGAATCCTTTATTGAAGTTGTTGACTTCGGTAAAGGAACAAACACTTTATCCCAATGAAATTCTGATTGTTGATGGTTCTGTAAATGAGGAAACCAAAGCGATTATTGAACAACATTCTTTTCAAAATTTGACTTATTTCCAAGTGCCCAAAGAACACAGAGGTTTGACCAAGCAACGTAATTTTGGGGTTTCCAAAGTGTCGCCGGAAGCCGAAGTAATTTGCTTTTTGGATGATGATACGGTTTTGGAACCAAAATATTTTGAGGAAATTATTAAAGCTTATCAAAGCGACGATGCCATTGTAGGCGTTGCCGGAATTGCCATCAATGAAAACCGATGGATCAAAAAAGAGTCAAATAAGGTTTATAATAAATACCAATATTTTGAATTTGAAGGTCATGTTTATCCTGAAGGTTCAAGAAATATTCTGAGAAATTATTTCGGATTGCAATCTGATTTAGGTCCGGGACGAATGCCCGAGTTCTCTCATGGACGAACGTGTGGATTTCCTTTAACAGATAAAATTTATGAAGTTGATTTGTTGATTGGTATGTCATTCTCGTTCAGAAAGGTGGTTTTTGATTCGATTAAATTCTCGCATTATTTTGAAGGTTATGGTTTGTATGAAGATGCCGATTTTAGCATCAGAGCACAGCGATTGGGTAAAAATGTCATTACAACCAAAGCCCAATTATCGCATTACCACGACCAATCGGGTAGGCCTAATAAATACCAATATGGCAAAATGGTAACCAGAAACGGTTGGTTTGTATGGCGTGTAAAATATCCAAAACCATCATTGAAAGCCAAGTTAAAATGGACCGCCATTTCATTATTATTGATAATCATCAGATTTAGCAATATCTTTACCACTAACAAACGTCAGGAAGCGTTGACCGAATCTTTGGGAAGAACCATAGGTTTGGTAAGTTTGCTTTTTGACCAACCCAAAACAGAATCTTAA
- a CDS encoding PorV/PorQ family protein, whose protein sequence is MNIGVDAAALGMSNAVTAFTGDVNSGYWNPAGILKIEDSEASLMHASYFANIAQYDYAAYAKKIDDQSAWGVSLIRFGVDDILNTTQLIDSEGNIDYNRISLFSTADYGLTFSYARKMKLEGFQYGINAKVIRRIIGDFANSWGFGFDAGLQFDRNDWHFGLMLRDITTTYNVWAIDEDKYEEIRDAVEGQNQELPESTEITLPKAQLGIAKKFEFHYDYTLLAAVNLNMQFARTNDVISTDAVSVDPAIGFEFGYTDLVFLRAGVGNFQNVEQIDGSKKVNFQPNIGLGFKYKGIQVDYALTDLGDQSAALYSNIFSVKVDLSIFR, encoded by the coding sequence ATGAACATAGGCGTAGATGCAGCAGCTTTGGGTATGTCCAATGCTGTAACTGCTTTTACAGGTGATGTCAATTCGGGTTATTGGAATCCGGCCGGAATTTTGAAAATTGAAGACAGCGAAGCCTCTTTAATGCACGCCAGTTATTTTGCCAATATTGCCCAATATGATTATGCGGCTTACGCCAAAAAAATAGACGACCAAAGCGCTTGGGGTGTTTCCTTGATTCGTTTTGGGGTCGATGACATTCTAAATACTACCCAATTAATAGACAGCGAAGGCAATATCGATTACAACCGAATCAGTTTGTTTTCTACAGCCGATTATGGCTTGACTTTTTCTTACGCCCGAAAAATGAAACTCGAAGGGTTCCAATATGGGATTAACGCCAAAGTTATCCGAAGAATCATCGGGGATTTTGCCAATTCTTGGGGATTTGGTTTTGATGCCGGTTTGCAATTCGACAGAAACGATTGGCATTTTGGCTTAATGTTGCGAGACATTACAACAACCTATAACGTTTGGGCCATCGACGAAGACAAATATGAAGAAATCAGAGATGCAGTCGAAGGTCAAAATCAGGAATTGCCGGAAAGTACCGAAATTACATTGCCAAAAGCCCAATTGGGAATCGCCAAAAAATTTGAATTCCACTACGATTATACTTTATTGGCGGCTGTTAATTTGAACATGCAATTTGCCCGAACCAACGATGTTATTTCGACTGATGCTGTAAGTGTTGATCCTGCGATTGGATTTGAATTTGGTTACACCGACTTGGTTTTTCTTCGCGCCGGTGTTGGGAATTTCCAAAATGTCGAACAAATCGACGGCTCTAAAAAAGTAAATTTCCAACCGAATATTGGCTTAGGCTTTAAATACAAAGGCATACAAGTTGATTACGCTTTGACCGATTTGGGTGACCAAAGTGCGGCTTTGTATTCCAATATCTTTTCGGTTAAAGTAGATTTGAGTATTTTTAGATAA